A single window of Fervidicoccus fontis Kam940 DNA harbors:
- a CDS encoding DUF2286 domain-containing protein, with the protein MSGNKQSFIIINAHSGKVKDKKIVEGEFEEVVKNAGKEFLLNEWLPSFSDFMILRDIFEVELKSSLPKEVISKYKEYNLKRKDKDTLVATLPVYLIVYESLKISEDSYHDRGVSVVAPYIREEDAQLLSELLIETTKKPTLEEIEKEENIAEELEEEDEDVEKE; encoded by the coding sequence ATGTCCGGAAATAAGCAATCTTTTATTATAATAAACGCTCATTCAGGAAAAGTAAAGGATAAGAAGATAGTAGAAGGAGAGTTTGAAGAAGTTGTAAAAAATGCTGGAAAGGAGTTTTTATTGAATGAGTGGTTACCTTCCTTCAGTGATTTCATGATACTTAGGGATATTTTCGAGGTGGAATTAAAATCTAGCCTGCCAAAAGAGGTAATTTCAAAGTACAAAGAATATAACTTAAAGAGAAAAGATAAAGATACTCTTGTTGCAACCTTGCCTGTGTACTTGATAGTCTATGAAAGTCTGAAAATAAGTGAAGACAGCTATCATGATAGAGGAGTTTCTGTTGTTGCACCTTATATAAGAGAAGAAGATGCGCAACTTCTTTCTGAATTGCTGATCGAGACAACTAAAAAGCCTACATTAGAAGAAATAGAAAAAGAAGAAAATATTGCAGAAGAATTAGAAGAAGAGGACGAAGACGTAGAAAAGGAATAA
- a CDS encoding radical SAM protein produces MSIKKSEIAAIYGNKLPVGCNLCFSGIKAVIFLTGLCNEKCFYCPVSYLRRNKDLIYVNERKIENFEEIFEEIERSGAKSASITGGEPLIVFDRTTKIIELLKQNFGSNFHIHLYTNGILINEDVLKKLEKAGLDELRIHPTIDGIEKKVVIAKKVTSLSVGVEIPSLPGKEEWMIKLAEFLDKAGADFLNINELEANETNIKNLRINGFVISDNGIVVNGSRETAMKVIEYAKKHSLKIPIHFCPAIFKDAVQTRNRFIITAQNDIKIYEKADGGLIKFGILEPESTDIEIEKFIDEGLIQRCRDSLCFHLDDLKKLKDLINKKGKAYVVEAHPTRERFIVNKSRLF; encoded by the coding sequence ATGAGCATTAAAAAGTCAGAAATAGCTGCTATATATGGAAATAAGCTTCCAGTTGGTTGCAACTTATGTTTTTCTGGGATCAAAGCGGTCATATTTTTAACAGGTTTATGCAATGAAAAATGCTTCTATTGCCCAGTAAGCTATTTGAGAAGAAATAAGGATTTGATATATGTAAATGAAAGAAAGATTGAAAATTTCGAAGAAATTTTTGAAGAAATAGAAAGATCTGGAGCAAAATCGGCGAGTATAACTGGCGGAGAACCTTTAATAGTTTTTGATAGAACAACGAAGATAATCGAATTGCTTAAACAAAATTTTGGAAGCAATTTTCATATCCATTTGTACACAAATGGCATTTTAATTAATGAAGATGTGTTAAAAAAGCTAGAAAAAGCTGGATTGGATGAGCTTAGAATTCATCCTACGATAGATGGAATAGAAAAGAAAGTAGTAATTGCAAAAAAAGTTACTTCTCTTTCAGTAGGAGTCGAAATTCCTTCTTTACCTGGGAAAGAAGAGTGGATGATAAAATTAGCGGAATTTCTTGATAAAGCTGGAGCCGATTTTTTAAATATAAATGAACTGGAAGCCAATGAGACAAATATAAAGAATCTAAGAATAAACGGATTTGTTATCAGTGATAACGGTATAGTTGTTAATGGAAGCAGAGAAACCGCCATGAAAGTTATTGAATACGCAAAAAAGCATAGCTTAAAAATACCTATACATTTCTGTCCTGCTATATTTAAGGATGCCGTCCAAACCAGAAATCGATTTATTATTACCGCTCAAAATGACATCAAAATTTATGAAAAGGCTGATGGAGGATTAATCAAATTCGGAATTTTAGAGCCAGAAAGTACTGATATTGAGATAGAAAAATTTATTGATGAAGGTTTGATACAAAGATGCAGAGATTCTCTTTGCTTTCATTTAGATGATTTAAAAAAATTAAAAGATCTTATCAATAAGAAAGGAAAAGCATATGTAGTTGAAGCGCATCCTACGAGAGAGAGATTTATTGTTAATAAGTCGAGATTATTTTAA
- a CDS encoding PLP-dependent aminotransferase family protein — protein MNYNSFLNKEISDFLSLEVPGFPEPPQGRKVIMFSEGRPNFSRFPLDKALPYVQEVFKTEYQTMLQYPPIKGNPELMKELRKLMEKYVSLKGTEDDDMIIMSGSQQALYMVSRILVDPGDYIVVERPTYLEAIFAFTYNKAKMLGVNQDENGMKTDELETLLRKLKSEGKRIKFVYTVPNYQNPSGATLPMERRKHLYELASQYDFLIFEDDAYCYLSYEGKALPAIKSLDTEGRVIFTSTLSKILSPGLRIGWVFANKEIVKALLAAKEVIDLGVSGISQYLATIWLRNGIHEEFLKIAIPWYKQKRDIMLEMLDELFRNDAHWTKPKGGLFIYVQFNNKKVNTQKLLEYAKKKGVLFVSGQPFYHDFSVLNTIRLNFSMPTEDEIKEGIRLLKEAYDEYLSSGL, from the coding sequence ATGAATTATAATTCGTTCTTAAATAAGGAAATTTCAGACTTTCTATCACTAGAAGTACCAGGATTTCCAGAACCACCACAGGGAAGAAAGGTAATAATGTTCAGCGAAGGAAGACCTAACTTTTCGAGGTTTCCATTAGACAAAGCCCTTCCATACGTACAAGAGGTCTTTAAGACAGAATATCAAACAATGCTACAATATCCACCAATAAAGGGAAACCCTGAACTAATGAAAGAATTGAGAAAGCTTATGGAAAAGTACGTGTCTCTTAAGGGAACTGAAGATGATGACATGATTATCATGTCAGGAAGTCAACAAGCTTTATATATGGTTTCTAGAATACTTGTAGACCCTGGAGACTATATAGTAGTTGAAAGACCAACTTATCTTGAGGCTATATTCGCTTTTACGTACAATAAAGCTAAAATGCTTGGCGTTAATCAAGATGAAAACGGAATGAAAACAGATGAGTTGGAAACTCTTCTAAGAAAGCTAAAAAGCGAAGGGAAAAGAATAAAATTTGTGTATACCGTTCCAAATTACCAAAATCCAAGTGGAGCAACCTTACCAATGGAAAGAAGGAAGCATCTATATGAGCTCGCGTCTCAGTATGACTTTCTAATATTTGAAGATGACGCTTACTGCTATTTGAGCTATGAGGGAAAAGCACTACCTGCGATTAAATCATTAGATACCGAAGGAAGAGTAATATTTACTAGCACCTTAAGCAAAATCCTTTCGCCAGGGCTTAGAATAGGGTGGGTATTTGCAAACAAGGAAATTGTTAAAGCCCTTCTTGCTGCGAAGGAAGTCATAGACCTAGGTGTCTCTGGTATATCTCAATATTTAGCGACAATCTGGCTCAGAAATGGAATTCATGAAGAATTCTTAAAAATAGCTATTCCATGGTATAAACAGAAAAGAGACATTATGCTGGAAATGCTAGATGAACTGTTCCGCAATGATGCTCACTGGACAAAGCCCAAGGGAGGATTGTTTATATATGTGCAATTCAACAACAAGAAAGTTAACACACAAAAACTATTAGAATATGCGAAGAAAAAGGGAGTACTATTCGTCTCTGGACAACCATTCTATCATGACTTCAGCGTGTTAAATACTATAAGGTTAAACTTTAGCATGCCAACTGAAGATGAAATAAAAGAAGGAATCAGGCTACTGAAAGAAGCTTATGATGAATATCTATCAAGCGGACTTTAA
- the hypE gene encoding hydrogenase expression/formation protein HypE: MKILEEGKTVKLSHGNGGPETSEILNSILFSKVEETLKRVEGGVGIDVLDDGATIPIGDLGYVVISTDSYTVKPLFFPGGDIGKLAAAGSINDVVMMGGRPVAILDSIVVQEGFEINELEKIMESFISTLKEEKVSIIGGDFKVLPREELDGIIITTTAIGIAKKPIIDRPKVGDKIIVTGNLAEHGVLISLYRLGLEDKAGNAGLLQSDVMPLSKYLLPIFEKYGEKINAARDPTRGGLSEVLNEWALQNKLIIEIDEKSIPLREPVVKYTEMLGIDPLHLASEGVAVLSVEESVSEEILDELQKNGLSDAKIIGEVKKEAKEMGIVLMKTAIGGRRVVEPPRGELVPRIC, from the coding sequence GTGAAAATTTTGGAAGAGGGAAAAACTGTAAAATTAAGTCATGGCAATGGAGGACCTGAGACTTCGGAGATTCTTAATTCAATACTTTTCTCTAAAGTCGAAGAAACCCTTAAACGTGTAGAAGGTGGTGTTGGAATTGATGTTCTAGATGATGGTGCAACCATACCTATAGGAGATCTTGGATATGTTGTAATATCAACCGATTCATATACAGTCAAGCCTCTATTCTTTCCTGGAGGAGATATAGGAAAGCTTGCTGCAGCTGGCTCGATAAACGATGTTGTTATGATGGGAGGCAGACCTGTAGCGATTTTAGACTCTATAGTAGTACAGGAAGGATTTGAAATTAACGAATTAGAAAAAATCATGGAGTCTTTTATAAGCACATTAAAAGAGGAAAAAGTCTCCATAATTGGCGGTGATTTTAAAGTTTTGCCAAGAGAAGAACTTGATGGAATAATCATTACTACTACTGCAATAGGAATAGCTAAAAAGCCTATAATAGATAGACCAAAAGTGGGCGATAAAATCATAGTAACCGGTAATCTTGCTGAACATGGTGTTCTTATTTCTCTCTATAGATTAGGTCTCGAAGATAAAGCAGGCAATGCAGGGTTACTTCAAAGCGATGTAATGCCTTTATCTAAATATCTTCTTCCTATTTTTGAAAAATATGGAGAAAAAATTAATGCTGCAAGAGATCCTACAAGGGGAGGATTATCAGAAGTCCTGAACGAATGGGCATTGCAGAATAAACTAATAATTGAAATAGACGAAAAGTCTATTCCTTTAAGAGAGCCTGTAGTAAAGTACACTGAAATGCTTGGAATAGACCCCCTGCATTTAGCAAGCGAAGGCGTCGCAGTCCTTTCAGTTGAAGAAAGTGTATCAGAGGAAATCTTAGATGAGCTACAAAAAAATGGTCTGAGTGATGCTAAAATAATTGGAGAGGTAAAGAAAGAAGCAAAGGAAATGGGAATAGTTTTAATGAAGACTGCGATTGGGGGAAGAAGAGTTGTTGAACCCCCAAGAGGAGAGCTCGTTCCTAGAATATGCTGA
- a CDS encoding nucleotidyltransferase domain-containing protein, translating into MVREKVSKNYDEFYFEYGEKELKILNEKRKKARNIMGILESKNIRSFLHGSVARGDVHSKSDVDIVILQDIPSYVIELTLESFGILPVLKRIVQATPSNSPKAYLILDPEEEVVVSFPLTKLMKREVEFYSFGGIIDYGQLMKNVRVPGVNKKLELIKPIEEGYTKSSIIGREEEIASLLKISIDTILERERVLIRRDEKGRTGVYLNIELYPEDPIEDAVLKASEKNPALKKVLRERGKY; encoded by the coding sequence ATGGTAAGAGAGAAAGTGTCGAAAAATTATGATGAATTCTACTTTGAATACGGTGAAAAAGAACTAAAAATTCTAAACGAGAAAAGAAAAAAAGCTAGAAATATTATGGGTATACTTGAATCTAAGAACATAAGATCATTTTTGCACGGTAGCGTGGCAAGAGGAGATGTGCACAGTAAAAGTGATGTAGATATTGTAATCCTGCAAGACATTCCCTCATATGTAATTGAGCTAACCCTTGAATCTTTTGGGATTTTGCCTGTTCTCAAGAGAATAGTTCAGGCAACACCATCGAACTCCCCAAAGGCATATCTAATTTTGGACCCCGAGGAAGAGGTAGTAGTGAGCTTTCCCTTGACAAAGCTAATGAAGAGGGAAGTAGAATTCTATTCTTTTGGGGGAATTATAGACTATGGGCAACTTATGAAGAATGTGAGAGTACCCGGAGTAAACAAAAAGCTTGAGCTCATAAAACCTATTGAAGAAGGTTATACGAAGAGCTCTATAATAGGTAGAGAAGAAGAAATTGCCAGTCTTTTAAAAATAAGCATTGATACAATATTAGAAAGAGAGAGAGTGCTGATAAGGAGAGATGAAAAAGGGAGAACTGGGGTTTATTTGAACATAGAGCTATATCCAGAGGACCCAATAGAAGATGCCGTATTAAAAGCTTCAGAAAAAAATCCTGCTCTAAAGAAGGTGCTTAGAGAGAGAGGTAAGTATTGA
- the hypF gene encoding carbamoyltransferase HypF, with protein sequence MKIAHRIKIVGVVQGVGFRPFVYRLATNLNLFGYVVNKGGAEVEIFIEGEKRNVEKFTELLEKEKPPPAIFEEISISNEEPKGFTEFKILKSKHDFDKRSMIPPDIGICDNCLSEIRSPSSRFYKYHWNSCAWCGPRFSMMYSVPYDRENTSMEDFPLCKDCECDYKDVSNLRRFHAQGISCPVCGPKTIVIKNDGTIVKTEEDPVDFSARMLLEGKILAIKGVGGYHIASIASDDKVVRKLRKIKNRPSQPFAIMAKDIETVKTIAYLDEIGEKIILSPQRPILILPKRDSSKVSELVAPGLSTIGIMLPYTGFQHLLLEKIPDGFLIMTSGNIHGRPMCKDLECALNELGSIVDFIIEHERKIVHRVDDSVIRFTDGEPVFLRRSRGYAPLWISSPFELKEIVALGAELQTAGAVSFENKIIPTQFIGDLDDIGTLEDLERELEWFIKTYEIKPKAIAIDMHPLYKNRKLAHKLKSIYGAEIIEVQHHHSHLASLMVEQGYKIDEKAVGIAIDGIGYSPNGEIWGGEALIASYEGFYKLGGIMPFCLSGGDSASVYPVKSLISILSSVLDEEELIEVLRRRELLASLPYGEEEARITYTLSRNGKCFKCSSIGRVIDAISVLLKASYLRSYEGEPAIKLEALADKAKKGAELNAPIVSNDGMFFINTTELILNIIDHLDSVDSSELALGSLIALGRAFGHIAVEAIKGKRNLRGEILVSGGASVNTYLIRGIKEEARVRNIDVKINRKLPPGDGGIAVGQIAVASSKI encoded by the coding sequence ATGAAAATAGCCCATAGGATAAAAATTGTAGGTGTCGTTCAGGGAGTAGGGTTTAGACCATTTGTTTACAGATTAGCAACTAACTTAAACTTGTTCGGATATGTTGTAAATAAGGGAGGAGCAGAAGTAGAGATATTTATAGAAGGAGAAAAAAGAAATGTAGAAAAATTTACAGAATTGTTAGAGAAGGAGAAACCTCCTCCTGCGATTTTTGAAGAAATTAGCATCAGCAATGAAGAACCAAAAGGGTTTACGGAGTTTAAAATATTGAAAAGTAAGCATGATTTTGATAAGAGAAGTATGATCCCCCCAGATATAGGAATATGTGACAATTGCTTGAGTGAAATACGGAGCCCGAGCTCGAGATTTTACAAATATCACTGGAATAGCTGTGCATGGTGCGGACCTAGATTTTCAATGATGTACTCAGTTCCTTATGATAGAGAAAACACTTCTATGGAAGACTTCCCTTTATGCAAAGACTGTGAATGTGATTATAAGGACGTGAGCAACTTAAGAAGGTTTCATGCTCAGGGTATAAGTTGTCCTGTTTGTGGGCCAAAAACCATAGTTATTAAGAATGACGGAACAATAGTAAAAACCGAAGAAGATCCAGTTGACTTTTCTGCTAGGATGCTATTAGAGGGGAAAATTTTAGCCATTAAAGGGGTCGGAGGTTATCATATAGCATCTATAGCTTCAGATGATAAAGTTGTTAGAAAACTAAGAAAAATAAAGAATAGGCCCAGCCAGCCATTTGCAATTATGGCCAAAGATATAGAAACGGTCAAGACTATTGCTTATCTAGACGAAATAGGGGAAAAGATAATTTTATCGCCTCAGAGGCCGATTTTAATTTTGCCAAAGAGAGATAGTTCAAAAGTATCCGAACTTGTAGCTCCAGGCTTGTCTACTATAGGGATCATGTTGCCTTATACTGGTTTTCAGCATCTTTTGCTTGAAAAAATTCCTGATGGATTTTTAATCATGACAAGTGGAAACATACATGGCAGACCAATGTGCAAAGATCTTGAATGCGCATTGAATGAGCTTGGCTCTATTGTTGATTTTATAATCGAGCATGAAAGGAAAATTGTTCATAGGGTTGATGATAGCGTAATTAGATTTACTGATGGTGAGCCTGTTTTTCTAAGAAGATCAAGAGGATATGCACCTTTGTGGATTTCATCGCCATTTGAGTTAAAAGAAATAGTAGCGCTTGGGGCAGAGCTTCAAACAGCAGGAGCTGTCAGCTTTGAAAATAAGATTATACCAACACAATTTATTGGTGACTTAGATGACATTGGGACCCTTGAAGATTTGGAGAGAGAACTTGAATGGTTTATAAAAACTTATGAAATTAAACCAAAAGCTATAGCAATAGACATGCATCCTCTGTATAAAAATAGAAAGTTGGCTCATAAACTAAAAAGCATATATGGTGCAGAAATAATTGAAGTCCAGCATCACCATTCTCATTTAGCCTCCCTTATGGTTGAGCAAGGCTATAAAATTGATGAGAAAGCTGTAGGAATTGCAATTGACGGAATAGGATATTCACCGAACGGTGAAATATGGGGAGGGGAGGCTTTGATAGCTTCATATGAAGGTTTCTACAAGCTAGGAGGAATTATGCCGTTTTGCCTTTCAGGCGGAGACTCAGCTTCTGTATATCCGGTCAAATCTCTCATTTCTATTTTATCTTCAGTTTTAGATGAAGAAGAGCTGATAGAAGTCTTGAGAAGGAGAGAATTGTTGGCATCATTGCCTTATGGCGAGGAAGAAGCAAGGATTACTTATACGCTTTCAAGAAATGGAAAGTGCTTTAAATGTAGTAGCATTGGAAGGGTGATCGATGCTATATCTGTATTGCTAAAAGCCTCGTACTTAAGAAGCTATGAAGGAGAGCCTGCTATAAAGCTGGAAGCTTTGGCTGATAAGGCTAAAAAAGGAGCTGAACTTAACGCTCCAATCGTTTCAAATGACGGAATGTTTTTTATAAATACAACCGAGCTTATTTTAAATATTATAGACCATTTGGACAGTGTTGATTCGAGCGAACTTGCACTTGGAAGTCTAATCGCGCTCGGCAGAGCCTTTGGGCACATTGCTGTAGAAGCTATAAAAGGAAAAAGAAACCTAAGGGGAGAAATTTTAGTATCAGGAGGTGCATCGGTAAATACTTATTTAATAAGAGGTATAAAAGAAGAAGCGAGAGTGAGAAATATAGATGTAAAGATAAACAGAAAATTGCCCCCAGGAGATGGAGGCATTGCTGTTGGTCAAATTGCTGTAGCATCTAGTAAGATTTAG
- a CDS encoding HypC/HybG/HupF family hydrogenase formation chaperone, which yields MCWATPALVKSVSSDNLKAIVDYGDGIQREVINAIPDENIQAGDTVLVHAGVIISKIDKNELEEQIEFLEGIFKDFNE from the coding sequence ATGTGCTGGGCAACGCCTGCTCTTGTTAAGAGCGTTTCCTCAGATAATTTAAAAGCTATAGTTGATTATGGAGATGGCATACAAAGAGAGGTAATTAATGCAATTCCAGATGAAAATATACAGGCAGGAGATACCGTTCTTGTGCATGCAGGAGTAATCATTTCTAAAATAGATAAAAACGAGCTTGAAGAGCAAATAGAATTTTTAGAAGGAATTTTTAAAGATTTTAACGAATAG
- a CDS encoding ABC transporter permease: MKQENLISIFAMAEMELRRIRHDPVEIFTRAIQPILWVAVFGSVMAKVRAFPSTGDYVTFISPGVILQSSTFISLSYGIMLVFERESGVLKRLLSSPMPRSYIVIGRSLAGALRSSTQYIIVLVAAALVGAKLTTDPLDLILGYFILTFASMGFTAISIVIASTLKTRERFMGIVGAITMPLFFASNALYPIQVMPRPIQVISFVNPLTYTVSALRTLLVQSSLYIGSDMLIITIFVLVSMFIAIKLLPRIIE; the protein is encoded by the coding sequence ATGAAGCAGGAAAATCTTATCTCTATTTTTGCGATGGCTGAAATGGAGCTAAGAAGAATAAGGCACGATCCTGTAGAAATATTTACCAGAGCAATTCAGCCTATACTTTGGGTTGCTGTATTTGGTAGCGTAATGGCAAAGGTAAGAGCATTTCCCTCTACTGGAGATTACGTCACATTTATATCTCCTGGAGTTATTCTTCAGTCTTCAACATTTATTTCTCTCTCCTACGGAATCATGCTTGTATTTGAAAGAGAGTCTGGTGTTCTAAAAAGGCTATTGTCGTCTCCAATGCCCAGAAGTTATATTGTTATTGGAAGATCTCTTGCAGGAGCATTGCGTTCATCAACACAATATATAATAGTCCTTGTTGCGGCCGCGTTAGTTGGTGCAAAGCTTACAACCGATCCTTTAGATCTTATATTAGGATATTTCATACTGACATTTGCATCAATGGGCTTTACAGCCATTTCAATTGTTATCGCATCAACGCTAAAAACTAGAGAGAGATTTATGGGAATAGTTGGCGCAATAACAATGCCACTGTTCTTTGCGAGCAATGCGCTCTACCCAATTCAGGTAATGCCTAGACCTATCCAGGTAATTTCTTTTGTTAATCCACTTACATATACAGTTTCAGCACTTAGAACACTTTTGGTTCAGAGTAGCTTATATATAGGAAGCGACATGTTGATAATAACAATATTTGTTCTTGTATCGATGTTTATTGCTATTAAATTGTTGCCTAGAATTATAGAATAA
- a CDS encoding mRNA surveillance protein pelota, producing the protein MKYEFIDNKKTVLKIKIENIDDLWLLYTILQKGDLITMKTLRDVKQSEGGKSRRLPMTLTISLSHMEFQPFTNKLRIRGIVKEGPDKFGILGSHHTLSVGEGDELIVFREEGWDQSTIKRMEKYKKSFGSVLIVAVDYDEYSIALFRRQGYKILVSNDLHIPGKGDESREKAITEAINEIASLVLSIINREKDIFGIVISGPGFFKEVVSEAIKNSINKLTIVLENTSMGGVYGIKETIAKGKPTEILKDEELKKSLQLLENILIKLSVKPEQVAIGLEECKNASEIGAVSDILILDELLSNQDLERRKEIEEVLNNVESFGGRVVILPSCSEASEKLYGLGSIVCLLRFPISTNKADFSSSTKNEGLSSSRE; encoded by the coding sequence ATGAAATATGAATTTATTGACAATAAAAAGACCGTGTTGAAAATAAAAATTGAAAATATAGACGACCTTTGGCTTCTTTATACGATACTTCAGAAGGGAGATCTTATTACTATGAAAACATTAAGAGACGTAAAGCAAAGTGAAGGTGGAAAAAGCAGAAGGTTGCCTATGACCTTAACTATTAGTTTATCACATATGGAATTTCAACCATTTACTAATAAATTAAGAATAAGAGGAATAGTAAAAGAAGGTCCTGATAAGTTCGGGATTTTAGGTAGCCACCATACCTTAAGTGTAGGCGAAGGGGACGAATTAATAGTATTTAGAGAAGAAGGGTGGGATCAATCAACTATAAAACGTATGGAGAAATATAAAAAATCTTTTGGCTCAGTTTTGATTGTGGCTGTAGACTATGATGAATATTCAATAGCATTATTTCGAAGGCAAGGTTATAAGATATTGGTGAGCAACGATCTTCATATACCGGGTAAAGGAGATGAGAGTAGAGAAAAAGCGATAACCGAAGCTATAAATGAAATCGCATCTTTAGTTTTATCTATAATTAATAGGGAGAAAGATATTTTTGGAATAGTAATTTCTGGTCCTGGTTTTTTCAAGGAGGTAGTAAGCGAAGCTATAAAAAATAGCATTAATAAATTGACAATTGTGTTGGAGAATACGAGTATGGGCGGAGTTTATGGAATAAAAGAGACAATTGCTAAAGGTAAGCCAACAGAAATTCTAAAAGATGAAGAACTAAAAAAATCTTTGCAACTTTTGGAAAATATTCTTATAAAGCTATCAGTAAAACCTGAACAGGTCGCTATTGGTTTGGAAGAATGTAAAAATGCATCTGAAATTGGTGCAGTAAGCGACATATTGATATTGGACGAACTTTTGAGTAATCAAGATTTAGAAAGAAGAAAAGAAATCGAAGAAGTATTAAATAATGTTGAAAGTTTTGGGGGAAGAGTTGTGATACTACCTTCCTGCTCAGAGGCTTCTGAAAAGCTTTATGGACTAGGTAGCATTGTCTGTTTACTCAGATTTCCGATTAGTACTAATAAAGCCGATTTTTCTTCCAGTACTAAGAACGAGGGTCTCTCTTCAAGCAGAGAATAG
- a CDS encoding ATP-binding cassette domain-containing protein — MYDKSVKALDDLSFDVEEESIHALLGPNGAGKTTLIRILTTQLTPTKGTAYIFGLDVRKNPQQARGMLGYVPQEVSLWTDLTGYENLLIYSKIYEIPKSERVKRIEEALDFMDLKDASRRLVKTYSGGMFRRLEIAAALMVRPKILILDEPTIGLDPIARNNVWERVISYKKEFGTTVLFATHYMDEADKYADMITIINKGKQVISGKPEDLKMIIGGDRVTLKVDNKEKVKAIIAENFGIDIIEENSDVLTFLVEKSQLVLPRILSALEAEKIEVKELRIREASLNDVFIKLMGKRIEEEEEGRMKELISERKMIRMGG, encoded by the coding sequence ATTTACGATAAATCGGTAAAGGCTTTAGATGATTTGAGCTTTGATGTAGAAGAAGAATCAATTCATGCACTTTTAGGACCTAACGGTGCAGGAAAAACAACTCTTATACGAATACTTACAACTCAGCTTACCCCTACTAAAGGAACAGCATATATTTTTGGTTTAGATGTTAGAAAGAACCCTCAGCAGGCAAGGGGCATGTTGGGTTACGTGCCTCAGGAAGTTTCATTATGGACAGATTTGACTGGATATGAGAATTTACTTATTTATTCGAAGATTTACGAGATTCCAAAAAGCGAAAGAGTTAAAAGAATAGAAGAAGCTCTAGATTTTATGGATTTAAAAGATGCTTCAAGAAGGCTGGTAAAAACATATTCAGGCGGAATGTTTAGGAGGTTGGAGATAGCAGCAGCTTTAATGGTCCGCCCAAAAATACTCATTTTAGATGAGCCAACTATTGGGCTTGATCCTATCGCTAGAAACAACGTATGGGAAAGAGTTATCTCATATAAAAAAGAATTCGGAACAACGGTGCTTTTTGCTACGCATTACATGGATGAAGCAGACAAATATGCAGATATGATCACGATAATAAATAAAGGCAAGCAGGTAATAAGCGGTAAACCAGAAGATCTTAAAATGATAATTGGAGGAGATAGAGTCACTCTAAAAGTAGACAATAAAGAAAAGGTAAAAGCTATAATTGCTGAAAATTTTGGGATAGATATCATAGAGGAGAATTCTGATGTCTTAACATTTCTAGTAGAAAAATCTCAACTTGTTTTACCAAGAATATTAAGTGCTTTAGAAGCAGAAAAAATAGAAGTCAAAGAGCTTAGAATAAGAGAAGCTTCTCTGAATGATGTTTTCATTAAGCTAATGGGAAAGAGGATTGAAGAAGAGGAGGAAGGAAGAATGAAAGAACTCATAAGTGAAAGGAAAATGATAAGAATGGGTGGATAA